A part of Stegostoma tigrinum isolate sSteTig4 chromosome 6, sSteTig4.hap1, whole genome shotgun sequence genomic DNA contains:
- the LOC125453065 gene encoding nucleoside hydrolase-like: protein MTTKKLLLLDVDCGLDDAQAIMMALAAPNVQLLGITCCHGNTTLDNVCRNVLRVLRVCQRTEIPVFRGACSSLLGERLNASTYHGKDGLGDVPDSNAPGLDQLQTEHAVNAMIRMVTEHAGQVSLIAVGPLTNVALAIKMDPTFSTKLKHLYIMGGNMEGIGNTTICGEFNFASDPEAASIVLNQFVCPIYIATWEYCLHHSLPWEFFDDWINQGTEKAHFMKKITEHVGKYAKVKQGDKEVHTQTAFVSCDSFAVAAAIDESVVTEYMQCNVNVELQGVLTRGMMVLDRLSLQKKQNRAFVMMKCDIDKFKQYLMSALK, encoded by the exons ATGACAACAAAGAAGCTGTTGCTTTTAGATGTCGACTGTGGGTTGGATGATGCTCAAGCAATAATGATGGCTCTTGCAGCCCCTAATGTGCAGCTCCTGGGTATAACATGTTGTCACGGAAACACAACCCTTGACAATGTGTGTAGAAACGTGCTTCGAGTGCTAAGGGTATGCCAGAGGACTGAG ATCCCTGTATTCCGGGGAGCCTGCAGCTCCCTTCTTGGAGAGAGGTTGAATGCTTCAACTTACCATGGCAAGGATGGCCTGGGGGATGTTCCAGATTCCAATGCTCCAGGTTTGGATCAGCTGCAAACAGAACATGCGGTGAATGCCATGATACGGATGGTCACTGAACATGCTGGTCAG GTCTCACTTATCGCAGTTGGTCCTCTGACCAATGTAGCTCTGGCAATTAAAATGGATCCTACATTCTCTACAAAGCTGAAACATTTGTATATCATGGGAGGAAACATGGAAG GAATAGGGAACACAACAATTTGCGGAGAATTTAACTTTGCATCAGATCCAGAAGCAGCTTCCATTGTTCTGAATCAGTTTGTATGTCCAATTTATATAGCCACATGGGAATACTGTTTACATCACTCTCTACCTTGG GAGTTTTTTGATGACTGGATAAATCAAGGCACAGAGAAGGCCCATTTCATGAAGAAGATAACGGAACATGTTGGAAAATACGCTAAAGTCAAGCAAGGTGATAAAGAAGTGCATACTCAAACAGCATTTGTGTCCTGTGATTCTTTTGCAGTAGCTGCTGCTATTGATGAGAGTGTTGTTACTGAATACATGCAATGCAAtgtaaatgtggagttacagggagtACTGACCAGAGGGATGATGGTCCTGGATAGACTCAGTCTTCAGAAGAAACAAAATCGAGCCTTTGTTATGATGAAATGTGATATTGACAAATTCAAACAATACTTGATGTCTGCTCTGAAGTAG